Below is a window of Shewanella khirikhana DNA.
GGTGCTGGCAAGTGGCGTGTGCGTGGCCATGCTGTTCGATTTTCTGCTGCGTCAATCCAGAGCGCGACTGGCCGATGTAGCGGGCAAACACGTAGATCAACAGGTTTCCGCCAAGCTGTTCGACCGCTTGCTGGGCATGCGGCTTGAGCACAGACCCGCTTCGGCGGGCGCCTTTGCCAAGCAGTTGCAGGAGTTTGATTCAATTCGGGATTTCCTCACCAGCGCCACCCTGGTCGCCCTGGTCGACCTGCCCTTTACTGTACTGTTTCTGGCGCTGATGGCCTGGCTCGGTGGCTGGATGGTGATGGTGCCCGTGCTTGCCATGCTGTGCCTGATTGGCATGAGCCTTATTCTCGAGCGGCGCATTGCTGCGGCGGTGGAAAAGTCAGGCCAGCTGTCTACCCAAAAGCAGGCGCACCTCATCGAGACCCTGAACCTGCTGCCGGAACTCAAACAGGCCGGAGCCCAGCACAAGGCCCAGCGGCTGTGGGATGCCAATATCCGCGAGCTGGCCGACTGGCAGAATGAGTCGCGCATCGCCTCCAATACCCTGAGCCACCTGGTGGCGGCCAGCCAGCAGCTGGTTACTGTGGGCTTGGTGGTCACAGGGGTGTATCAGATTTATGCGGGCAACATCAGCATGGGCGCCCTGATTGCCATGGTGATGCTCAGTGGCCGCGCCGCGTCCGCCATTAACCAAATTGCAATTCTGCTGCTCAAATACCGTCAGACCCGCGCTGCCATGACAGCCGTAGAGTCCATCCTCGCCCTGCCCCAGGAGACCCGCGCCCAGAGCCTGAATGCCGGAAAACTGGGATTCGATGGCTCGGTGGCACTGAGAAACGCCAGTTTCAGCTACCCCGACCAACCCATGCCTGCTTTCAGCGACATCAACTTAAGCATTCAGCCGGGTGAGCGTGTCGGCCTGTTTGGCGCCGCAGGCGCTGGCAAGTCGAGCCTGCTGTCGGTCCTCGCCGCTCAATATCAGCCCTCCAGCGGCCAGCTGTTTTATCACGGCCTCGAGGCTTCCCAGTGGTCGCAGGACTATCTGCGCCGCCATATCGGCTGGGTCGGCCAGCAGCCGCTGCTGAGCTACGGTACTGTGCTGGATAACCTGCTGCTGGGGCTAACCGAAGTGGACGAGCAAAAACTTGCCCGGGTGCTGGTGACCAGTGGTATAGACAAGCTTCTCGATCGCATGGGCGCCGGACTTTCCACCCAGGTGGGGGAATTTGGTCGCCAACTCTCCGGCGGTCAGCGTCAGGCAATTTTGCTTGGCCGGGCCCTGCTGCGTGAACCCAAACTGCTGCTGCTCGATGAGCCCACCAGCGCCCTGGATGAACGGGCCGAGAATCAAATTATCGCCAGCCTCAAGGCACTGGAGCGGGACGTGACCCTGGTGATTGCCTCCCACCAGCCCAAGGTGCTGGCCATGTGCGACCGGGTGCTGATTGTCGATAAGGGCCGGATTGTGGCCGAGCAGCGTCCATCAGAGCTGCAAGGTAATAAACGTCTCAAGTCGGTAAGCGTTACCCGCAGGGAGGCCAAGCAATGAGCCTGCACCTGAGACACCTGGAGGCGGCGCGGCGCGCCAATCAGATTATCTATTTGGTCATAGGCCTGATTGTGGCCTGCCTGGTATGGGCCTCCTTCGCGACTTTGGAAGAAGTGGTAGTCGGCCAGGGCCAGGTGGTCCCATCCCTCAAGGTGCATCGTATTCAAAGTCTCGATGGCGGCCTGCTCAAGACCATGCATGTAACCGATGGCCAGCGGGTGAAGGCCGGTGAGCCGCTGCTGGAGCTGGACAGCCTGAGATTCGCTTCGGCCGTGGATGAAGCCAGGGTCTCCAGCGAGGCTCTGAGTCTGCTTATCCGCCGCCTCAATGCCGAGATTGCCTCGGTGAAGCTGTCCTCCGCAGACAACTGGCAGGAGCGCATCAGCCTCGAGCCTGCCCGGGCACAACTGGATCCGCGCAGCCTCACCATCTTCAACGCCAGACTGTCGCAACTGGCCGCCCAGCTGGAACAGGCCAGCGAGTCGGTACGCCAGAAACTGCAAGCCCGGGAAGAAGCCGGTATCCGTGAGAGCGCCGAGCGGCGCAGCCTCAAGCTGGCCGAGCAGGAGCTGGCCATGACCCGGGATGCAGTGAATGAAGGTGCTGTGGCCGAGCTTGAGCTGATTAAGCTTGAACGTGACACCATCCGCCTGCGCGGTGAGCTGTCGGCCACCCAGAGCAGCCTGGTGCAACTCGATGCCGCCGTCAAAGAAGCCATAGCACAGCGGCGCACCCTGGCGCTGGACTTTATTAACCGCGCCGAGGCCGAGCGCCACGAGGCACAGAACAAGTTCGATGGCCTGACCGAAAATATGAAGGCGCTGGCGGATCGCCTGCAGCGCACCCGTATCGAGGCGCCCATCGATGGCAGTATCAACAATATCGCCATTCGCACCCCGGGCAGTGTGATTGAACCCGGCCAGACCATTATGGAGCTGGTGCCCAGCGACGGCGCCCTGATTGTCGAAAGCCGCATCGACCCCAAGGACATCGCCTTCGTGCATCCGGGGCTTGCCGCCACCGTGAAGTTCAGCGCCTATGACTTTGTGATTTACGGCGGCCTTAAGGGGGAAGTCGTTTATGTCAGCCCGGATGCACACCACCTGGAAGATGGCACCACCTATTTTGAAGCCCATATCCGCACCGACAGCGGCGATTTGGGTGGCCGCCCCATTATTCCGGGGATGCAAACCACAACAGATATACAAACTGGCAGCAAAACCGTTTTGGACTATTGGCTCAAGCCCGTGCTGCGGGCCAAGGCCAATGCCCTGCGTGAACCATAAGGTAAGGACACTATGCGTAAACTCCTGATACTTCCCCTGCTGGCGCTCACGGTGCCCGCTCAGGCACTGACGCTGGAGCAGTCAGTGGCCGAAGCCATCAACAAGCATCCGCGAATACTGGAAAAATATGCCGGTTTCGAAGCCGCCGTGCGTGAGAAACGGGCCGCCCGCGGCCACTATCTGCCCCAGGTGGATCTGTACGGCGCCGCCGGTTATGAATACGTGCGCTACAACAACGGCAAACGGCTCGACTCAGAGCTGGACCGCACCGAGGTGGGCCTTAAGGTCACCCAACTGCTGTTCGATGGCTTTCGCACCCCCAACGAAGTCGACCGAC
It encodes the following:
- a CDS encoding type I secretion system permease/ATPase, producing the protein MSADFHHSRAFISQCCAAMGMTPPAGQLAELMAGLTPETLEEILGRFQLGASLQKLPPADMALPAILFVDGAPWLARRRTKEGVLLESPDGEQRQLAHNEWQTTCEGRSWYLQARELADYRATEHQQSRPRHYLAEAFDEMRPFLKSFLLASFAANLLALVTPLFTMNVYDRVVPNQATDTLWVLASGVCVAMLFDFLLRQSRARLADVAGKHVDQQVSAKLFDRLLGMRLEHRPASAGAFAKQLQEFDSIRDFLTSATLVALVDLPFTVLFLALMAWLGGWMVMVPVLAMLCLIGMSLILERRIAAAVEKSGQLSTQKQAHLIETLNLLPELKQAGAQHKAQRLWDANIRELADWQNESRIASNTLSHLVAASQQLVTVGLVVTGVYQIYAGNISMGALIAMVMLSGRAASAINQIAILLLKYRQTRAAMTAVESILALPQETRAQSLNAGKLGFDGSVALRNASFSYPDQPMPAFSDINLSIQPGERVGLFGAAGAGKSSLLSVLAAQYQPSSGQLFYHGLEASQWSQDYLRRHIGWVGQQPLLSYGTVLDNLLLGLTEVDEQKLARVLVTSGIDKLLDRMGAGLSTQVGEFGRQLSGGQRQAILLGRALLREPKLLLLDEPTSALDERAENQIIASLKALERDVTLVIASHQPKVLAMCDRVLIVDKGRIVAEQRPSELQGNKRLKSVSVTRREAKQ
- a CDS encoding HlyD family type I secretion periplasmic adaptor subunit — translated: MSLHLRHLEAARRANQIIYLVIGLIVACLVWASFATLEEVVVGQGQVVPSLKVHRIQSLDGGLLKTMHVTDGQRVKAGEPLLELDSLRFASAVDEARVSSEALSLLIRRLNAEIASVKLSSADNWQERISLEPARAQLDPRSLTIFNARLSQLAAQLEQASESVRQKLQAREEAGIRESAERRSLKLAEQELAMTRDAVNEGAVAELELIKLERDTIRLRGELSATQSSLVQLDAAVKEAIAQRRTLALDFINRAEAERHEAQNKFDGLTENMKALADRLQRTRIEAPIDGSINNIAIRTPGSVIEPGQTIMELVPSDGALIVESRIDPKDIAFVHPGLAATVKFSAYDFVIYGGLKGEVVYVSPDAHHLEDGTTYFEAHIRTDSGDLGGRPIIPGMQTTTDIQTGSKTVLDYWLKPVLRAKANALREP